A genomic stretch from Candidatus Nitrososphaera gargensis Ga9.2 includes:
- a CDS encoding winged helix-turn-helix transcriptional regulator — MSENMADGDLDLGIWGMLGKRWTWPILKSIGSKEAARFCEIKRALAGISSTVLSERLLELEHEGLIAKTRDSSKVEYRLTASARELEFMLTKLDRWWSAHRKECQPVIAYQ; from the coding sequence ATGTCTGAGAACATGGCTGACGGCGATCTGGATCTTGGCATATGGGGAATGCTTGGCAAGAGGTGGACATGGCCGATCCTGAAAAGCATTGGCTCAAAAGAAGCAGCGCGCTTTTGCGAGATCAAAAGAGCCCTTGCAGGAATAAGTAGCACGGTGCTGTCCGAAAGGCTTCTGGAGCTAGAGCATGAAGGGCTGATAGCAAAGACTCGTGATTCATCAAAAGTAGAATATAGGCTGACTGCCAGCGCCAGAGAGCTTGAATTCATGCTGACAAAGCTTGACAGGTGGTGGTCTGCACATCGCAAGGAGTGCCAGCCCGTGATTGCGTATCAGTAG
- the ilvC gene encoding ketol-acid reductoisomerase, whose translation MPAKKWLDNQVSLAPVKDQTVAVIGYGIQGRAQASNMKDSGLNVIVGLRKGGKTWKQAEAEGHKVMEVAEAAKAANIIHILIPDMEQADTYKKEIAKHVTEGKALSFSHGAAIHWKWIVPPKNVDVIMVAPKGPGQRVRELYQEGFGTPSLVAVYQDHTGKAWDRVLAMAKAIGSTRPGVLQTTFKEEVETDWFGEQVDLCGGAHAMVMNAFETLVEAGYQPEVAYFECLHELKLIVDLIQKYGITGMYNRVSETARYGGLTRGPRVIDKEAKKKMKEALKEIQSGDFAEEWVSKYKKEGKNSFARYMKEIENHPVEKVGREMRKMMWPDAPEV comes from the coding sequence ATGCCCGCAAAGAAATGGCTTGATAACCAGGTATCGCTAGCTCCGGTAAAGGACCAGACTGTTGCAGTTATCGGTTACGGAATTCAGGGGCGCGCTCAGGCGTCCAACATGAAGGACTCTGGCCTCAATGTCATAGTCGGCCTCAGGAAGGGAGGCAAGACGTGGAAGCAGGCCGAGGCAGAAGGCCACAAGGTGATGGAGGTTGCAGAGGCGGCCAAGGCTGCAAACATTATCCACATTTTGATCCCGGACATGGAGCAGGCCGACACGTACAAGAAAGAGATTGCAAAACACGTGACAGAAGGCAAGGCGCTTTCATTTTCGCACGGCGCGGCGATCCACTGGAAGTGGATAGTCCCGCCCAAGAATGTCGACGTCATCATGGTCGCGCCAAAGGGCCCCGGGCAGCGTGTACGCGAATTGTACCAGGAAGGCTTTGGGACGCCTTCGCTTGTCGCAGTCTACCAAGACCACACGGGCAAGGCGTGGGATCGCGTCCTTGCGATGGCAAAGGCGATCGGCAGCACCCGCCCAGGCGTACTGCAGACGACGTTCAAGGAAGAGGTAGAAACTGACTGGTTCGGCGAGCAGGTCGACCTCTGCGGCGGAGCGCACGCGATGGTAATGAACGCGTTTGAGACACTCGTAGAAGCAGGCTACCAGCCGGAAGTGGCGTATTTCGAGTGCCTGCACGAATTGAAGCTGATAGTCGACCTGATACAAAAGTACGGCATCACCGGCATGTACAACCGCGTGAGCGAAACGGCGAGGTACGGCGGGCTCACCCGCGGGCCGCGCGTAATCGACAAGGAGGCCAAGAAAAAGATGAAAGAAGCGCTCAAGGAGATCCAGTCAGGCGATTTTGCAGAGGAATGGGTCAGCAAGTACAAGAAGGAAGGCAAGAACTCGTTTGCGCGCTACATGAAGGAGATAGAGAACCACCCTGTGGAAAAGGTAGGCAGGGAGATGCGCAAGATGATGTGGCCGGACGCCCCCGAAGTCTGA
- a CDS encoding cache domain-containing protein — protein sequence MESYHLANLVESNVDLIDSNLEILAEAPSILNNDLEAAKIVINNRQAATSEITDRYVWLDREGKTVWSSGFVSEEEYDQYRGTDVSFRPYFTFPRDTGLPYYSATIESPDGVPRLFLAHPVLRSEAFEGVVFSAITLQNLGKILESSTSPELDSILILADTNGLIAYSSNSASTGSIIDIGAISPSSSSFDDGNRQLFDRMLQESHEDRRGSYDFVDFEGMSTTVAYAPVEARGERFLTLYVVVPHQVLAQISPLLQQHNYFVSAIILAIGSAAVGIAIVILSLNDLCRSQTEELTHANESLVKANEKLGTHDKMQREFINIAAHELRTPIQPRWPSLNCWATSLQTARTGSR from the coding sequence GTGGAAAGCTATCATCTGGCAAACCTGGTAGAAAGCAATGTGGATCTGATCGATAGCAACTTGGAAATACTGGCCGAAGCTCCCTCAATTCTCAATAACGACTTGGAGGCAGCCAAGATCGTGATAAACAACAGGCAGGCTGCCACTTCAGAAATTACCGACCGCTATGTCTGGCTTGACAGGGAAGGCAAGACGGTGTGGTCAAGTGGATTTGTAAGCGAAGAGGAATACGATCAGTACAGGGGGACGGATGTCAGTTTCAGGCCGTATTTTACGTTCCCCCGCGATACCGGTCTTCCCTACTATAGCGCGACGATAGAGTCGCCTGACGGCGTCCCGCGGCTGTTCCTGGCGCATCCTGTTCTTCGCAGCGAGGCCTTTGAGGGCGTGGTGTTTTCTGCAATAACGTTGCAAAACCTTGGCAAGATACTCGAATCGTCGACCTCGCCCGAGCTGGATTCCATACTGATCTTGGCTGACACCAACGGGCTGATCGCCTACTCTAGCAACAGCGCGTCTACTGGCAGCATAATAGACATTGGTGCAATATCGCCGTCTTCATCATCATTTGATGACGGCAACAGGCAGCTTTTCGACAGGATGCTGCAAGAGTCCCATGAAGACAGGCGGGGCTCTTATGACTTTGTCGATTTTGAAGGAATGTCGACCACCGTGGCATACGCGCCGGTAGAGGCCAGAGGGGAGCGCTTCCTTACATTGTATGTAGTCGTTCCCCATCAGGTATTGGCCCAGATAAGCCCACTTCTCCAGCAGCACAACTATTTCGTTTCTGCAATAATTCTGGCCATCGGCAGCGCGGCCGTGGGCATTGCAATCGTAATCCTGTCATTGAATGATCTCTGTAGGTCTCAGACTGAAGAGCTGACACATGCCAACGAGTCCCTTGTGAAGGCAAATGAAAAGCTCGGCACACATGACAAGATGCAGAGGGAATTTATCAACATCGCAGCGCACGAGCTTAGGACTCCGATACAGCCCCGCTGGCCGTCATTGAATTGCTGGGCGACTAGTTTGCAGACGGCAAGGACAGGGTCGAGGTAA
- a CDS encoding sensor histidine kinase encodes MVRNAKRLELLSSNILEVSRIESNALKLQRETLDINEKVRVVLEDSRSFIPDDKKVLIVFEPYREPLFVQADRARMFEVLSNLVRNAIKFIEKEGTITVRVEKERHRLCPCRHQRYGDWHRA; translated from the coding sequence TTGGTGCGCAATGCAAAGAGGCTCGAGTTGCTCTCCTCAAATATACTTGAGGTATCCAGAATTGAAAGCAACGCGCTAAAGCTGCAAAGAGAAACCCTAGATATCAACGAAAAGGTAAGGGTCGTGCTTGAAGATTCGAGGAGCTTTATTCCAGACGACAAGAAGGTGCTGATCGTTTTCGAGCCTTATCGCGAGCCTCTTTTCGTGCAGGCAGACAGGGCAAGGATGTTTGAAGTACTGTCCAACCTCGTCAGAAACGCGATCAAGTTCATTGAAAAAGAGGGGACAATTACAGTCAGGGTGGAAAAAGAACGACACCGGTTATGCCCATGTCGGCATCAAAGATACGGGGACTGGCATCGCGCCTGA
- a CDS encoding ATP-binding protein — protein sequence MMPRLFTKFSTKSEQGTSLRLFISKSIGEAQDGEIWAKNNPDGEDATFSFTLPVAESQEQTPTRGQGSSNFISKVNAK from the coding sequence ATGATGCCAAGGCTCTTCACCAAATTTTCCACAAAATCAGAGCAGGGCACAAGCCTTAGGCTCTTCATCTCAAAGAGCATAGGGGAGGCTCAGGATGGTGAAATCTGGGCCAAGAACAATCCTGACGGCGAGGACGCGACTTTTTCGTTCACCCTTCCTGTTGCAGAGAGTCAGGAACAAACGCCAACAAGAGGCCAAGGATCGTCAAACTTTATATCAAAAGTTAACGCCAAATAG
- a CDS encoding pyridoxamine 5'-phosphate oxidase family protein: MKIINAMPGIGAMTKDEVDRFLESKLNIQLATIDEMGDPNIQPLWFYYDKGDNKLYVMTRKTTKKVQNVRNNPNVYFSIDDENFPYKGVKGKGTATISGDTSKVMPIVEKIHLKYLGTLDHPIAKGNIEAARSRHEVLIEIDPRFFSTWDFGKM; encoded by the coding sequence ATGAAGATCATAAACGCGATGCCCGGCATAGGCGCTATGACCAAGGACGAAGTTGACAGGTTCCTTGAAAGCAAGCTGAACATACAGCTGGCAACTATTGATGAAATGGGCGATCCCAACATCCAGCCCCTCTGGTTCTATTACGACAAGGGCGACAACAAGCTCTATGTAATGACCCGCAAGACGACAAAGAAAGTTCAGAATGTTCGTAACAACCCGAATGTCTACTTTTCAATTGACGACGAGAACTTTCCCTACAAGGGAGTCAAGGGCAAGGGGACTGCAACAATATCTGGGGACACTAGCAAGGTCATGCCAATCGTGGAAAAGATACACCTAAAGTACCTTGGCACGCTTGATCACCCTATCGCCAAGGGGAACATAGAAGCCGCAAGAAGTAGGCACGAAGTCCTAATCGAGATCGATCCAAGGTTCTTCTCTACGTGGGATTTTGGCAAGATGTAG
- a CDS encoding cobalamin B12-binding domain-containing protein has product MSAQQQQTRPIRVLVSKLGLDGHDRGALVICRAFRDAGMEVIYSGLFCTPEQVANMAIDEDVDVVAMSLLNGAHLTLFPKVARLLKEKGADDILIMGGGIIPESDRKELEKHGVTGNFGPGTPLPVIIKHITENLQQKRRK; this is encoded by the coding sequence ATGTCGGCGCAACAGCAACAGACAAGGCCAATACGCGTACTGGTAAGCAAGCTCGGGCTCGACGGCCATGACAGAGGGGCTCTGGTCATATGCAGAGCGTTCCGCGACGCCGGCATGGAGGTCATTTATTCAGGGCTGTTCTGCACGCCAGAGCAGGTCGCAAACATGGCCATAGACGAGGACGTCGACGTGGTGGCAATGAGCCTGCTTAACGGGGCGCATTTGACACTGTTCCCAAAGGTAGCACGCCTTTTGAAGGAAAAGGGGGCGGACGACATCCTCATCATGGGCGGCGGCATCATCCCGGAAAGCGACAGGAAGGAGCTTGAAAAGCATGGCGTTACTGGCAATTTTGGCCCCGGCACCCCGCTTCCAGTGATAATCAAGCACATCACAGAAAACTTACAGCAGAAAAGGCGCAAGTAG
- the meaB gene encoding methylmalonyl Co-A mutase-associated GTPase MeaB: MLPIVKGLLAGERRALARAISIVDNDEPESREIIRQIFSKIGGARTVGFTGPGGAGKSSLVGRLIPECQALGYRVAVLAVDPTSPLTGGAILGDRVRMQGNLDDEKVFMRSMASRGAVGGVSKSLRNAIRILDAAGYNLVLVESVGAGQLEIEISKVVDITAVLFTPHTGDNVQAVKAGLTEIGDMYIINKSDLEGAGALYNTIVDLIGDTDRKPVVLKASAKTGKGVRELAKSIDKLLKEKSINYKERERRMLENELRDMVLNTVEKKASQMLAGSKKYSEFVDKLTRKEIDPYAAAEELAAGLFR, from the coding sequence ATGCTTCCCATAGTAAAGGGCCTGCTGGCAGGCGAGCGGCGCGCTCTTGCAAGAGCCATTTCAATTGTTGATAACGACGAGCCCGAGTCCCGAGAAATAATAAGACAGATCTTTAGCAAGATAGGGGGTGCAAGGACCGTGGGGTTCACCGGGCCGGGCGGCGCAGGCAAGAGCTCGCTTGTGGGCAGGCTGATACCAGAATGCCAGGCCCTTGGCTACAGGGTGGCGGTGCTTGCCGTAGACCCTACAAGCCCCTTGACGGGCGGCGCGATTCTGGGCGACAGGGTCAGGATGCAGGGCAATCTTGACGACGAAAAGGTGTTCATGAGGAGCATGGCGTCGAGAGGCGCGGTGGGAGGCGTATCAAAGTCGCTGCGAAACGCGATCAGGATTCTGGACGCTGCCGGCTACAACTTAGTGTTGGTTGAAAGCGTCGGCGCTGGTCAGCTGGAAATCGAGATATCCAAGGTGGTCGATATTACGGCGGTGCTGTTCACTCCGCACACTGGCGACAACGTGCAGGCGGTCAAGGCCGGCCTGACTGAGATCGGCGATATGTACATCATCAACAAGTCAGACCTTGAAGGCGCCGGCGCGCTATACAACACCATAGTCGACCTGATAGGCGACACGGATCGAAAGCCTGTGGTGCTCAAGGCGTCTGCCAAGACCGGCAAGGGCGTCCGCGAACTAGCCAAGAGTATTGATAAATTACTAAAGGAAAAAAGCATTAATTATAAAGAACGCGAAAGAAGGATGCTGGAGAACGAGTTGAGGGACATGGTTTTAAATACGGTCGAGAAAAAGGCTTCCCAGATGCTTGCAGGCAGCAAGAAATATTCCGAGTTTGTCGACAAGTTGACCAGAAAAGAGATCGACCCGTACGCGGCCGCAGAAGAGCTGGCCGCCGGCCTCTTTAGGTGA